A genomic segment from Actinoplanes sichuanensis encodes:
- a CDS encoding carbohydrate kinase family protein — translation MEASGPASTPVTDVFLSGLLFVDVVFSGLPKAPASGTETWATGFDTGPGGIANLAVAVRRLGLHTTLAAAFGDDFYGDYCWETLSTGEDIDLSRSRRFPGWPMPVTAALAYDGDRALVTHEQPAPITLNEMIGDPPACRAAMVHLGQDPPQWPAPVAAAGGLVFADVGWDPAGRWPEELLDLLHHCHAFMPNEHEAMAYTRTSTPQAALARIAELVPLAVVTRGSRGALAIDATTGEVAEVPGLPVDAVDTTGAGDVFGAAMIAATLAGRPLADRLRFANLCAALSVQGPGGANSAPDRPRLRHWWQTAPLDLRHEYSFLESL, via the coding sequence GTGGAAGCCTCCGGTCCCGCGTCCACTCCGGTCACCGATGTGTTCCTGTCCGGACTGCTGTTCGTGGACGTCGTCTTCAGCGGCCTGCCGAAAGCGCCGGCATCGGGCACCGAGACCTGGGCGACCGGCTTCGACACCGGACCCGGCGGCATCGCCAACCTCGCCGTCGCGGTCCGCCGCCTCGGGCTGCACACCACACTGGCCGCGGCATTCGGCGACGACTTCTACGGCGACTACTGCTGGGAGACCCTCAGCACCGGCGAGGACATCGACCTGTCCCGCTCACGCCGCTTCCCCGGCTGGCCGATGCCGGTGACCGCGGCCCTGGCCTACGACGGAGACCGCGCCCTGGTCACCCACGAGCAACCGGCACCGATCACCCTCAACGAGATGATCGGCGACCCGCCGGCCTGCCGCGCGGCGATGGTCCACCTCGGCCAGGACCCACCGCAGTGGCCGGCCCCGGTCGCCGCGGCCGGCGGGCTGGTCTTCGCCGACGTCGGCTGGGACCCGGCCGGCCGCTGGCCCGAAGAGCTGCTCGACCTGCTGCACCACTGCCACGCCTTCATGCCCAACGAGCACGAGGCGATGGCCTACACCCGAACCTCGACGCCGCAGGCGGCCCTGGCCCGGATCGCCGAACTCGTCCCCCTCGCCGTGGTCACCCGCGGCAGCCGGGGCGCCCTCGCGATCGACGCCACCACCGGCGAGGTCGCCGAAGTCCCCGGACTGCCCGTCGACGCCGTCGACACCACCGGCGCCGGCGACGTCTTCGGCGCGGCGATGATCGCCGCCACCCTCGCCGGACGGCCACTCGCCGACCGGCTCCGCTTCGCGAACCTCTGCGCCGCACTGTCCGTGCAGGGCCCGGGCGGCGCCAACTCGGCACCGGACCGGCCCCGGCTGCGGCACTGGTGGCAGACCGCCCCCCTTGATCTTCGACACGAGTACAGCTTCCTGGAATCCCTCTGA
- a CDS encoding DeoR/GlpR family DNA-binding transcription regulator: protein MLQQQRHDLILRGLRDGPLSVVTLADRLGASQATIRRDLLMLDNQGLLRRVHGGAALVQDADDPFAEVAAVRTAEKEAVAQRCAELIRDGETVLLDVGTTTHQVAKLLHGRSLTVITSSLAVQEELADDPTVQLIMLGGVVRRDYRCVVGFLTEDNLRQVHADRLILGTSGIKPDGQIVDTTVIQVPIKRAMIAASDQVVLVADAAKFPGSGVARICGPDDLNVVVTNHDADPTTCAALREAGVEVLTT, encoded by the coding sequence ATGCTTCAGCAGCAACGACACGATCTGATCTTGCGAGGCCTCCGCGACGGCCCGCTGTCGGTGGTCACGCTCGCCGACCGGTTGGGTGCCAGCCAGGCCACGATCCGCCGTGACCTGCTGATGCTCGACAATCAGGGCCTGCTGCGCCGGGTGCACGGCGGCGCCGCCCTGGTGCAGGACGCCGACGATCCGTTCGCCGAGGTCGCCGCCGTGCGCACCGCGGAGAAGGAGGCCGTCGCGCAGCGCTGCGCCGAGCTGATCAGGGACGGCGAGACCGTGCTCCTGGACGTCGGCACCACCACCCACCAGGTGGCGAAACTGCTGCACGGCCGTTCGCTGACGGTCATCACCAGCAGCCTCGCCGTCCAGGAGGAGCTGGCCGACGACCCCACCGTGCAGCTGATCATGCTCGGCGGGGTGGTGCGCCGCGACTACCGCTGCGTGGTCGGCTTCCTCACCGAGGACAACCTGCGCCAGGTGCACGCCGACCGGCTCATCCTCGGCACCAGCGGCATCAAGCCGGACGGCCAGATCGTGGACACGACGGTGATCCAGGTCCCGATCAAACGCGCCATGATCGCGGCCAGTGACCAGGTGGTGCTGGTCGCCGACGCGGCCAAGTTCCCCGGTTCCGGCGTGGCGCGCATCTGCGGTCCGGACGATCTGAACGTCGTGGTCACCAACCACGACGCCGACCCGACGACGTGTGCCGCCCTGCGTGAGGCCGGCGTGGAGGTGCTCACCACATGA
- a CDS encoding 6-phospho-beta-glucosidase produces the protein MKLTILGGGGFRVPLVYRALLADHEPGRVTRVTLHDLDAGRLAAIGRVLAEQAEGVPDAPVVDTTTDLDDAIRDADFVFSAIRVHGLEGRVIDERVALAEGVLGQETVGAGGVAYGLRTLPVALHIAERIAAVAPQAWVINFTNPAGMVTEAMSRHLGDRVIGICDSPSGLGKRVARALGADPRTVRLDYAGLNHLGWLRRVEVDGVDRLPGLLADDTALLSLEEGKLFGADWIRTLGAIPNEYLHYYYFGREGVAATRDAAQTRGSFLLDQQSRFYRTVAGCDTGALSAWQSTLLERETTYMAENRHAAGAGDRDESDLESGGYEQIALALMRAIALDQRASLILNVRNQGTLPGLDEDAVIEVPCTVGAGGARAAVVDPLPDHAAALVASVKAVERAVIEAANTGSRQAALRAFAVHPLVDSVAVARRLLDEYQNQLPQLGYLS, from the coding sequence ATGAAACTGACGATCCTCGGCGGTGGTGGTTTCCGGGTTCCGCTGGTCTACCGGGCCCTGCTCGCCGACCACGAGCCCGGCCGGGTCACCCGGGTCACCCTGCACGACCTGGACGCCGGGCGGCTGGCCGCGATCGGCCGGGTGCTCGCCGAGCAGGCCGAGGGGGTGCCCGACGCCCCGGTCGTCGACACCACCACCGATCTCGACGACGCCATCCGCGACGCCGACTTCGTCTTCTCCGCGATCCGGGTGCACGGTCTCGAAGGCCGCGTCATCGACGAGCGGGTCGCGCTCGCCGAGGGGGTGCTCGGGCAGGAGACTGTCGGGGCCGGCGGTGTCGCGTACGGGCTGCGGACCCTGCCGGTCGCCCTGCACATAGCCGAGCGGATCGCCGCGGTCGCGCCGCAGGCGTGGGTCATCAACTTCACCAACCCGGCCGGCATGGTCACCGAGGCCATGTCCCGGCACCTCGGCGACCGGGTGATCGGCATCTGTGACTCCCCGTCCGGACTCGGCAAGCGGGTGGCGCGGGCGCTGGGCGCCGACCCGCGGACGGTCCGGCTGGACTACGCCGGGCTCAACCATCTCGGCTGGCTGCGGCGCGTGGAGGTGGACGGCGTCGACCGGCTTCCCGGGCTGCTGGCCGACGACACGGCGCTGCTCTCGCTGGAGGAGGGCAAGCTGTTCGGCGCCGACTGGATCCGCACGCTCGGCGCCATCCCGAACGAGTACCTGCACTACTACTACTTCGGCCGGGAGGGGGTGGCCGCCACCCGGGACGCCGCGCAGACCCGCGGATCGTTCCTGCTCGACCAGCAGAGCCGGTTCTACCGGACGGTGGCAGGCTGCGACACCGGCGCCCTGTCCGCCTGGCAGTCCACCCTGCTGGAGCGGGAGACCACCTACATGGCGGAGAACCGGCACGCGGCCGGTGCCGGAGACCGCGACGAGAGCGACCTGGAGTCCGGTGGCTACGAACAGATCGCGCTGGCACTGATGCGGGCGATCGCCCTGGACCAGCGGGCGAGCCTGATCCTGAACGTCCGTAACCAGGGCACCCTGCCCGGCCTCGACGAGGACGCGGTGATCGAGGTGCCCTGCACGGTCGGGGCCGGCGGGGCCCGAGCCGCCGTCGTGGACCCGTTGCCGGATCACGCGGCCGCACTGGTCGCCAGCGTGAAGGCGGTCGAGCGCGCGGTCATCGAGGCGGCCAACACCGGCAGCCGGCAGGCGGCGTTGCGGGCCTTCGCCGTGCACCCCCTGGTCGACTCGGTCGCGGTGGCCCGACGCCTGCTCGACGAATACCAGAACCAGCTGCCGCAACTCGGCTACCTGAGCTAG
- a CDS encoding alpha-mannosidase — protein sequence MHDDRKLVERRLDRVLQERVLPAAYRERIPLRLSAWHVPDEPVPVAEALTADYQPFALGSPWGRPWSTTWFRAEGEIPQSWAGRRVEAVFDLGFVGDWPGNQAEALVYDAAGTPIKAINPQNQYVVPPPGSSQVNLLLEAAANPDILADGFKPTPLGDKLTAGDRPLYRFAAADLAVLDEAVWHLGLDLSVLRELMLELAVTDPRRHEILRALEKALDLLDAEPVAVAAPAARAALEPVLARPAHASAHTLSAVGHAHIDSAWLWPLRETIRKTSRTFANVTALAQEYPEFIFACSQAQQYAWVKQHYPAVYQRIRDAITAGQWVPVGGQWVEADGNLPGGEALARQLVHGKRFFLDEFGVETKGVWLPDSFGYNGAYPQLARLAGMEWFLTQKLSWNESNPLPHHTFWWEGIDGTRIFTHFPPIDTYNAAMTGDELAHAVRNFTDKGRATRSLAPFGHGDGGGGPTREMMERARRFRDLEGAPRVVIEPPDEFFAQAQAEYPDAPVWSGELYLELHRATYTSQARTKAGNRRSEHLLREAELWAATAAVRTGADYPYEDLDRLWKTVLLHQFHDILPGSSIAWVHREAEATYARVAGELDALIHAAAAAIGGDHGRLLLNTSPRPRREVAVIADGPAPEQAQQLSGGGWAVAADVAASAAATPTAGLFADTPVTAERDAAGFVLDNGLVRVVIDEAGLIRSVRDGGTGREALAGPGNLLQIHPDRPSQWDAWDVERHYARQWTDLDKADEVTLTDAGPLLAAVRVVRSHGESTITQTIRLTAGSRRVDIVTDADWHEREKFLKAAFPFDVHADRVAAEIQFGHVYRPTHTNTGWDAARFEVSGHRWIHTGEPGYGVALLTDSTYGHDSRRETRINGGTTTTVRLSLLRAPRSPDPDADQGRHTFTYAIVPGADITTAIAEAYALNLPLRAVSGAAAVAPLVETTGDAIVVEAVKLADDGSGDVVVRLYESLGARASGRLRTGFGLAAAVRTDLLERPVDEPVTRDGDEIVLGLRAFEVQTFRLRRG from the coding sequence ATGCACGACGACCGGAAGCTGGTCGAACGTCGTCTCGACCGGGTGCTCCAGGAGCGGGTGCTGCCGGCCGCGTACCGCGAGCGGATCCCGCTGCGGCTGTCCGCCTGGCACGTGCCGGACGAGCCGGTCCCGGTGGCCGAGGCGCTGACCGCCGACTACCAGCCGTTCGCACTGGGCAGCCCGTGGGGTCGGCCGTGGTCGACGACCTGGTTCCGGGCCGAGGGCGAGATCCCGCAGAGCTGGGCCGGCCGGCGTGTCGAGGCGGTCTTCGACCTCGGCTTCGTCGGTGACTGGCCGGGCAATCAGGCCGAGGCACTGGTGTACGACGCGGCCGGGACACCGATCAAGGCGATCAACCCGCAGAACCAGTACGTCGTACCGCCGCCCGGGTCTTCGCAGGTGAATCTGCTGCTGGAGGCGGCGGCCAACCCGGACATCCTGGCCGACGGGTTCAAGCCGACGCCGCTCGGCGACAAGCTCACCGCCGGTGACCGGCCGCTGTACCGGTTCGCCGCCGCCGACCTGGCCGTCCTCGACGAGGCGGTCTGGCATCTGGGCCTGGACCTGAGCGTGTTGCGCGAGCTGATGCTCGAACTCGCCGTCACCGACCCGCGCCGCCACGAGATCCTGCGCGCGCTGGAGAAGGCCCTGGACCTGCTGGACGCCGAGCCGGTCGCGGTCGCCGCCCCGGCCGCGCGGGCCGCACTGGAACCGGTGCTGGCCCGCCCGGCGCACGCCAGCGCACACACCCTGTCCGCGGTCGGGCACGCGCACATCGACAGCGCCTGGCTGTGGCCGCTGCGCGAGACGATCCGCAAGACGTCACGCACCTTCGCCAACGTGACAGCGCTGGCCCAGGAGTACCCGGAGTTCATCTTCGCCTGCTCGCAGGCCCAGCAGTACGCCTGGGTCAAACAGCACTATCCGGCCGTCTACCAGCGGATCCGCGACGCGATCACGGCCGGGCAGTGGGTTCCGGTCGGCGGGCAGTGGGTGGAGGCCGACGGCAACCTGCCCGGCGGCGAGGCGCTGGCCCGGCAGCTCGTGCACGGCAAGCGGTTCTTCCTCGACGAGTTCGGGGTGGAGACCAAAGGCGTGTGGCTGCCCGACTCGTTCGGCTACAACGGTGCGTACCCGCAGCTGGCCCGGCTCGCCGGGATGGAGTGGTTCCTCACCCAGAAGCTGTCGTGGAACGAGTCGAACCCGCTGCCGCATCACACGTTCTGGTGGGAGGGCATCGACGGGACCCGGATCTTCACGCACTTCCCGCCGATCGACACCTACAACGCCGCGATGACCGGGGACGAGCTCGCCCACGCGGTCCGCAACTTCACCGACAAGGGCCGGGCCACCCGGTCGCTCGCCCCGTTCGGGCACGGTGACGGCGGTGGCGGCCCGACCCGCGAGATGATGGAACGCGCCCGCCGGTTCCGCGACCTCGAAGGCGCACCCCGGGTGGTGATCGAGCCGCCCGACGAGTTCTTCGCTCAGGCGCAGGCCGAGTATCCGGACGCCCCGGTCTGGTCCGGCGAGCTGTACCTGGAACTGCACCGCGCGACGTACACCAGCCAGGCCCGGACCAAAGCCGGCAACCGGCGCAGCGAGCACCTGCTGCGCGAGGCCGAGTTGTGGGCGGCGACCGCGGCGGTACGGACCGGGGCGGACTACCCGTACGAGGACCTGGATCGGCTGTGGAAGACCGTGCTGCTGCACCAGTTCCACGACATCCTGCCGGGCAGCTCGATCGCCTGGGTGCACCGTGAGGCCGAGGCGACCTACGCCCGGGTCGCCGGTGAACTCGACGCGCTGATCCACGCCGCGGCCGCGGCGATCGGCGGTGACCATGGCCGTCTGCTGCTCAACACCAGCCCCCGGCCACGCCGCGAGGTCGCGGTCATCGCCGACGGGCCCGCGCCGGAGCAGGCACAGCAGCTGTCCGGTGGCGGGTGGGCGGTCGCGGCCGACGTGGCGGCGTCGGCCGCGGCCACGCCCACCGCGGGCCTGTTCGCCGACACTCCGGTGACCGCCGAGCGTGACGCTGCCGGGTTCGTCCTGGATAACGGCCTGGTCCGGGTCGTGATCGACGAGGCCGGACTGATCCGCTCGGTCCGTGACGGCGGTACCGGGCGGGAGGCCCTGGCCGGCCCCGGCAACCTGCTACAGATCCACCCCGATCGGCCGAGCCAGTGGGACGCGTGGGACGTCGAACGCCACTACGCGCGGCAGTGGACCGACCTGGACAAGGCCGACGAGGTGACGCTCACCGACGCCGGTCCGCTGCTGGCCGCGGTCCGGGTGGTCCGCAGCCACGGCGAGTCCACCATCACCCAGACGATCCGGCTCACCGCCGGCAGCCGGCGCGTCGACATCGTCACCGACGCCGACTGGCATGAGCGGGAGAAGTTCCTGAAGGCGGCGTTCCCGTTCGACGTGCACGCGGACCGGGTGGCGGCGGAGATCCAATTCGGTCACGTCTACCGGCCCACCCACACCAACACCGGCTGGGACGCGGCCCGCTTCGAGGTCAGCGGGCACCGGTGGATCCACACCGGCGAACCCGGTTACGGGGTGGCGCTGCTGACCGATTCCACCTACGGCCACGATTCGCGCCGGGAGACCAGGATCAACGGCGGGACCACGACGACGGTACGGCTGAGCCTGCTCCGTGCCCCGCGCAGCCCCGACCCGGACGCCGACCAGGGCCGGCACACGTTCACGTACGCGATCGTGCCGGGCGCCGACATCACCACCGCCATCGCCGAGGCGTACGCGCTGAACCTGCCCTTGCGTGCCGTCAGCGGTGCGGCGGCGGTCGCGCCGCTGGTCGAGACCACCGGTGACGCGATCGTGGTGGAGGCGGTGAAACTGGCCGACGACGGCTCCGGTGACGTGGTGGTGCGCCTGTACGAGTCGCTCGGCGCCCGCGCCTCGGGCCGGCTGCGGACCGGGTTCGGGCTGGCCGCAGCGGTCCGGACCGACCTGCTCGAACGGCCCGTCGACGAACCCGTCACCCGCGACGGCGACGAGATCGTGCTCGGGCTGCGCGCGTTCGAGGTGCAGACCTTCCGGTTGCGCCGTGGCTGA
- a CDS encoding glycoside hydrolase family 2 TIM barrel-domain containing protein produces the protein MAERIWDTPEITGWRRVTAHAIRHDLDGPDRRRSLDGTWRFQLLDHPEQAAGADWTEIRVPGAWTVQPAGGADLPHYTNVTMPWPGAPLPPPGHNPTGVYERDVDVPAAWAGRRIVLHVGAAESVLLARVNGVDVGWSKDAHLAAEFDITAAVRPGEPNTVRLTVVKWSDASAIEDQDQWWHAGLTRSVFLYSTGTTYLGDLRTVAARDGSLRVDVRVLSTGRTLPVGWRVSVTLDGRPVPLDTAHEQQQIDVDRVSDWWAEPRFSTVVPAVVPWSDETPSLSTLDVVLHDFDGAELDRTRIRIGFRDVTIVGRDLLVNGVRVMIRGVNRHDFDPRTGRTVTAAQMRADLVLMKRYGFNAIRTSHYPNDPVLLDLADELGLYVVDEANIEAHDHAHEIADDVRYLPAFVDRVARMVSRDRNHPSVIIWSLGNESDYGANHDAAAGWLRRADPTRPLQYEGAIKDDWTGGLAGSDIVCPMYPSLAQIVEHARSGDQNRPLIMCEYSHAMGNSNGTLADHWAAIESTPGLQGGFIWEFWDHGILQRLADGRPAGPSAGEHWRDGAAEPGYRWAYGGDFGDSPNDGTFCADGLVFPDRTPKPAMAEHRELASPIRLSDAGDGMVRIVNRSAFRDLGRLQAAWELNGGLLPMTLPALGPGQATQIPVPSAPGTPDGEQWLTLRVSVGQEQPWAPAGTEIARPQVRLRPEKRPLTARAGATGGGTPAEVDDDGLLIHPTFAVAPRLSLWRAPTDNDRIGGQAARWLRLGLADAVRRVTGIQREADRTLVDAVYETTAGPVRHHLTARRIGPVILIGEEVVLPEGLDDVPRVGTVLQLKAGYDEMSWFGHGPRDTYPDRHAGGPVGDYTCRIDDAFTPYLRPQESGGRHGVRRLRLTGPDTPPVELIMDEPRQVSVTRFTAADLDRAAHHDELTPRAEAVIHLDAAHRGLGTASCGPDTLARYLVHAGTYRWEWTVSAPG, from the coding sequence GTGGCTGAGCGCATCTGGGACACCCCGGAGATCACCGGATGGCGGCGGGTCACCGCCCACGCGATCCGCCACGACCTGGACGGACCGGACCGGCGCCGGTCGCTCGACGGCACCTGGCGGTTCCAGCTGCTCGACCACCCGGAGCAGGCCGCCGGCGCGGACTGGACCGAGATCCGGGTGCCCGGCGCGTGGACCGTGCAGCCGGCCGGTGGCGCCGACCTGCCGCACTACACCAACGTGACGATGCCCTGGCCCGGGGCACCACTGCCGCCACCCGGGCACAACCCGACAGGCGTCTACGAACGCGACGTCGACGTGCCCGCCGCATGGGCCGGCCGCCGGATCGTGCTGCACGTCGGCGCGGCCGAGAGCGTGCTGCTCGCCCGGGTCAACGGCGTCGACGTGGGCTGGAGCAAGGACGCACACCTGGCCGCCGAATTCGACATCACCGCGGCGGTACGGCCGGGCGAGCCCAACACGGTCCGGCTGACCGTGGTCAAGTGGTCGGACGCGTCCGCGATCGAGGACCAGGACCAGTGGTGGCACGCCGGACTGACCCGTTCGGTGTTCCTCTACAGCACCGGCACCACGTATCTGGGTGACCTGCGGACCGTCGCCGCCCGGGACGGGAGTCTGCGGGTCGACGTGCGGGTGCTGAGTACCGGCCGGACGCTGCCCGTCGGCTGGCGGGTGAGCGTCACCCTCGACGGCCGGCCGGTGCCGCTGGACACCGCTCACGAGCAGCAGCAGATCGACGTGGACCGGGTGTCCGACTGGTGGGCCGAGCCACGGTTCTCGACCGTCGTGCCGGCGGTGGTGCCGTGGTCGGACGAGACGCCGTCGCTGTCGACGCTGGACGTCGTCCTGCACGACTTCGACGGGGCCGAGCTGGACCGTACCCGGATCCGGATCGGTTTTCGGGATGTCACGATCGTCGGGCGGGACCTGTTGGTCAACGGCGTGCGGGTGATGATCCGCGGCGTCAACCGGCACGACTTCGACCCCCGCACCGGGCGCACCGTCACCGCCGCGCAGATGCGGGCCGACCTGGTCCTGATGAAGCGGTACGGGTTCAACGCGATCCGCACCTCGCACTACCCGAACGACCCGGTGCTGCTCGACCTCGCCGACGAGTTGGGGCTGTACGTCGTCGACGAGGCGAACATCGAGGCGCACGATCACGCCCACGAGATCGCCGACGACGTCCGCTACCTGCCCGCGTTCGTCGACCGGGTGGCGCGGATGGTGTCCCGGGACCGCAACCACCCCAGTGTGATCATCTGGTCGCTGGGCAACGAGAGCGACTACGGGGCCAACCACGACGCGGCGGCCGGATGGCTGCGCCGCGCCGACCCGACCCGACCGTTGCAGTACGAAGGGGCGATCAAGGACGACTGGACCGGCGGCCTGGCCGGCAGTGACATCGTCTGCCCGATGTACCCGTCGCTGGCTCAGATCGTCGAGCACGCCCGCTCCGGTGATCAGAACCGGCCACTGATCATGTGCGAGTACTCGCACGCGATGGGCAACAGCAACGGCACCCTGGCCGACCACTGGGCCGCCATCGAATCCACCCCCGGTCTGCAGGGCGGGTTCATCTGGGAGTTCTGGGACCACGGGATCCTGCAGCGGCTCGCCGACGGCCGACCGGCCGGCCCGTCCGCGGGCGAGCACTGGCGCGACGGGGCGGCCGAACCCGGCTATCGGTGGGCGTACGGCGGAGACTTCGGCGACAGCCCCAACGACGGCACGTTCTGCGCCGACGGCCTGGTCTTCCCGGACCGGACCCCGAAACCGGCGATGGCCGAGCACCGGGAACTGGCCTCGCCGATCCGGCTGTCCGACGCCGGGGACGGCATGGTGCGGATCGTCAACCGCAGCGCCTTCCGCGATCTCGGCCGGCTGCAGGCGGCCTGGGAGCTGAACGGCGGGCTGCTGCCGATGACGCTGCCGGCCCTCGGCCCGGGACAGGCGACGCAGATCCCGGTCCCGTCCGCGCCCGGTACCCCGGACGGCGAACAGTGGCTGACCCTGCGCGTGAGCGTCGGACAGGAGCAGCCGTGGGCACCGGCCGGTACCGAGATCGCCCGCCCGCAGGTGCGGCTCCGGCCGGAGAAGCGGCCGCTGACAGCACGAGCCGGCGCGACCGGCGGCGGCACGCCGGCCGAGGTGGACGACGACGGACTGCTGATCCATCCGACGTTCGCCGTCGCGCCCCGCTTGAGTCTGTGGCGGGCCCCGACCGACAACGATCGGATCGGTGGGCAGGCCGCACGCTGGCTCCGGCTCGGTCTGGCCGATGCCGTGCGCCGGGTGACCGGGATCCAACGGGAAGCGGACCGGACGCTCGTCGACGCCGTTTACGAGACCACGGCCGGGCCGGTCCGGCACCACCTGACCGCTCGGCGGATCGGGCCGGTGATCCTGATCGGCGAAGAGGTGGTCCTTCCGGAAGGGCTCGACGACGTGCCCCGGGTCGGCACGGTCTTGCAGCTCAAAGCCGGATACGACGAGATGTCCTGGTTCGGTCACGGGCCTCGCGACACCTACCCCGATCGCCACGCCGGTGGTCCGGTGGGTGACTACACCTGCCGGATCGACGACGCGTTCACCCCCTATCTGCGCCCGCAGGAGAGCGGCGGCCGGCACGGGGTCCGGCGGCTGCGCCTGACCGGCCCGGACACCCCGCCGGTGGAACTGATCATGGACGAGCCCCGGCAGGTCAGCGTCACCCGCTTCACCGCCGCCGACCTGGACCGGGCGGCGCACCACGACGAGCTGACACCCCGCGCCGAAGCCGTGATCCACCTGGACGCCGCCCACCGTGGGCTCGGCACCGCCTCGTGCGGCCCCGACACCCTTGCGCGGTATCTGGTGCACGCGGGCACGTACCGCTGGGAGTGGACCGTCAGCGCCCCGGGGTGA